The Nerophis lumbriciformis linkage group LG24, RoL_Nlum_v2.1, whole genome shotgun sequence genome includes a region encoding these proteins:
- the rdh8a gene encoding retinol dehydrogenase 8a isoform X2, whose product MRDLKKKSKLVEAAGDAYGKNLVLLPLDVCSNESVKQCVDNIKDRHIDILINNAGVGLLGPVESISIDEMKRVFETNFFGVVRMIKEVMPDMKKRRSGHIVVMSSVMGLQGVVFNDVYTASKFAMEGFCESMAVQLMKFNVRLSMIEPGPVHTEFETKMMEDVAKMEYPGADADTVRYFKDVYLPSSIDIFEAMGQTPEDIAKCTKKVIESSSPRFRNLTNSMYTPIVALKYADETGGLSVNTFYNLLFNLGPLMHITMSILKCLTCSCLRRRTI is encoded by the exons ATGCGGGACCTGAAGAAGAAGAGCAAGCTGGTGGAGGCGGCGGGCGACGCCTACGGGAAGAACCTGGTGTTGCTCCCGCTGGACGTGTGCAGCAACGAATCGGTCAAGCAGTGCGTCGACAACATTAAGGACCGCCATATTGATATCTTAA TCAACAACGCCGGCGTGGGCCTGCTGGGCCCCGTGGAGAGCATCAGCATCGACGAGATGAAGCGGGTGTTCGAGACCAACTTCTTCGGCGTGGTGCGCATGATCAAGGAGGTGATGCCCGACATGAAGAAGAGGCGCTCGGGACACATCGTGGTCATGAGCAGCGTCATGGGTCTTCAGG GGGTGGTCTTCAATGACGTTTACACTGCTTCCAAGTTCGCCATGGAGGGCTTCTGTGAGAGCATGGCGGTGCAGCTCATGAAGTTCAATGTCAG GCTGTCCATGATCGAGCCTGGGCCGGTCCACACTGAGTTCGAGACCAAGATGATGGAGGACGTGGCCAAGATGGAGTACCCGGGCGCCGACGCCGACACGGTCCGTTACTTCAAAGACGTGTACCTGCCGTCAAGCATCGATATTTTCGAAGCCATGGGTCAAACGCCGGAGGACATAGCCAAA TGCACTAAGAAGGTCATCGAGTCCAGCAGCCCTCGCTTCAGGAACCTGACCAACAGCATGTACACGCCCATCGTGGCCTTGAAGTACGCCGACGAGACGGGCGGCCTGTCCGTCAACACCTTCTACAACCTGCTCTTTAACCTGGGACCGCTCATGCACATCACCATGAGCATCCTCAAGTGCCTGACCTGCAGCTGCCTGCGCCGACGCACCATCTAG